From Hymenobacter sedentarius, a single genomic window includes:
- a CDS encoding PAS domain-containing sensor histidine kinase: MSQAPTPAQPAPSSAAENAAALRGEPADPGQPLDRYEQSQVRFRTVFENAPLGQKIITPDLTIRQANPAVVKMLGCAGVEDLVGHKIMEFAHPDHRADWQELQERLWEHKLPSFTLETCLMRCDGSSFWCQVHSVLFPDEGGELGYTILEDISDRKNLEAKLKRVYDAQETILQLATHDLKGPIAHIELLTDLLQREVASRAGQSPPPPEMVHYLGLIQSSCAHAHALLQDVLYVGDLDQNGLQKRPTDLNTYLTTRLNPHRLAAQEKGIALALTLPPDALQVSLHPEKFGRVLDNLLHNALKFTPTGGTVTVGLHAHEGKVRFTVQDTGIGIPGKLHNNLFDKFNPTRRAGLQGEITTGLGLFIAKQIVELHGGDIWLESREKAGTTFFIELS, encoded by the coding sequence ATGTCACAAGCGCCCACTCCCGCCCAGCCGGCTCCTTCTTCCGCGGCTGAAAACGCCGCGGCCCTGCGCGGGGAGCCCGCCGACCCCGGCCAGCCCCTCGACCGCTACGAGCAAAGCCAGGTGCGGTTCCGCACCGTATTCGAAAACGCCCCGCTCGGCCAGAAAATCATTACCCCCGACCTCACCATTCGGCAGGCCAACCCGGCGGTGGTCAAGATGTTGGGCTGCGCCGGCGTGGAAGACCTGGTGGGGCACAAAATCATGGAGTTTGCCCACCCCGACCACCGCGCCGACTGGCAGGAGCTGCAAGAGAGGCTATGGGAACACAAGCTGCCGTCCTTTACGCTCGAAACGTGCCTGATGCGCTGCGACGGCTCCTCGTTCTGGTGCCAGGTCCATTCGGTGCTCTTTCCCGACGAAGGCGGCGAGTTGGGCTACACCATCCTCGAGGACATCTCCGACCGCAAGAATCTGGAAGCGAAGCTCAAGCGCGTCTACGACGCCCAGGAAACCATCCTGCAGCTGGCCACCCACGACCTAAAAGGCCCCATTGCCCACATCGAGCTGCTCACCGACCTGCTGCAGCGCGAAGTGGCCAGCCGCGCCGGGCAGTCTCCGCCGCCCCCGGAAATGGTGCATTACCTCGGCCTCATCCAGTCGTCGTGTGCCCACGCGCACGCCCTGCTCCAGGACGTGCTCTACGTCGGCGACCTGGACCAGAACGGCTTGCAAAAACGCCCCACTGACCTAAATACCTACCTCACCACGCGGTTGAACCCGCACCGCCTCGCGGCCCAGGAGAAGGGCATTGCCCTGGCCCTGACGCTGCCCCCCGACGCCCTGCAGGTTAGCCTGCACCCCGAAAAATTCGGCCGCGTGCTCGACAACCTGCTCCACAACGCCCTCAAGTTTACGCCCACCGGCGGCACGGTCACCGTCGGCTTGCACGCGCACGAGGGCAAGGTGCGCTTCACGGTGCAGGACACCGGCATCGGCATCCCCGGCAAGCTGCACAACAACCTCTTCGACAAGTTCAACCCCACCCGCCGCGCCGGCCTGCAGGGCGAAATCACCACCGGCCTGGGCCTGTTCATCGCCAAGCAAATCGTCGAGCTCCACGGCGGCGACATCTGGCTCGAAAGCCGTGAGAAAGCAGGCACCACCTTTTTCATCGAGCTGAGCTAA